In Callospermophilus lateralis isolate mCalLat2 chromosome 10, mCalLat2.hap1, whole genome shotgun sequence, a single genomic region encodes these proteins:
- the Hemk2 gene encoding methyltransferase HEMK2, with the protein MAAQEFPTPLYGHAGRGAFGDVYEPAEDTFLLLDVLQAAAADLAGVEICLEVGSGSGVVSAFLASMIGPQALYMCTDINPDAAVCTLETGRRNNVHIQPVITDLVKGLLPRLKEKVDLLVFNPPYVVTPPEEVGSHGIAAAWAGGRNGREVMDRFFPLASDLLSPRGLFYLVTIKENNPEDILKTLKTKGLQGTTVLTRQAGQENLSILKFTKS; encoded by the exons ATGGCGGCGCAGGAATTCCCCACGCCGCTGTACGGGCACGCGGGTCGGGGCGCTTTCGGCGACGTGTACGAGCCCGCGGAAGACACGTTCCTGCTGCTGGACGTGCTCCAGGCGGCAGCAGCCGATTTGGCTGG AGTGGAAATTTGCCTTgaagttgggtcagggtctggtgTGGTATCTGCATTTCTAGCCTCTATGATAGGACCTCAGGCTTTGTACAT gtgcACTGATATCAACCCTGATGCAGCAGTTTGCACCCTGGAAACAGGACGCCGTAATAATGTCCACATTCAACCAGTAATTACAGATTTG GTTAAAGGCTTATTACCAAGACTGAAGGAAAAAGTTGATCTTCTGGTGTTCAATCCCCCCTACGTTGTGACTCCACCTGAAGAG GTGGGAAGTCACGGAATAGCAGCAGCTTGGGCTGGTGGCAGAAATGGCCGAGAAGTTATGGACAGATTCTTTCCATTAGCATcagacctcctttccccaagaggATTATTCTATTTAGTTACCATAAAAGAAAACAATCCAG AAGACATTTTGAAAACATTGAAGACAAAAGGCCTACAAGGGACCACTGTACTTACCAGACAGGCAGGCCAAGAAAACCTTTCCATCCTCAAGTTCACCAAGTCCTGA